A genomic region of Xanthomonas campestris pv. phormiicola contains the following coding sequences:
- a CDS encoding M13 family metallopeptidase, with protein MLNARPLALAVALGLIALASTADAAPKKKRAAAKAPVVSAACTDFYDYANADWLKSNPLPQTGAVTALGQLSARAQQQQRDLLDASMQSPQNSVQKALGDFWASGLDEAAVEKDGSTPIAPLLSRIDAIKKAKEVPASIAALHQIGIPVAFNFGADVDLKALDRHIGYFMQGGMGLPDPAFYTRTDADTVALMGRYRAYVKQILTLTGTPAAKLEADTQSVLQIETALARSAKSLAGINNPFNNYAPISTKELNKQYRNLQLDAFLKAQGVNDDLVSMADPDMFKQLDGMIVSIKPEQWKAYLRWRVGDAMAPYLSKSFRDASFEFRGRVLEGQTLPPQRWAQVLDAINVAAGPMLGREYVGRYLNADTRRQAESIADQVRDTEIAAIKRNTWLSESARAEAQAKLAALKIEVGAPRRDLDYSVQPMGRGSFGGNMLIASTWRHREEMKRIGKGNADRRWDVLPQQPALTYDLAQNRLIVTAAVLQPPVFVAGGDAAALYGGYGALVAHELIGAIDSKGSQVDAKGELRSWWTPEDKSAWTALSARAAAQYGAYDFPGVKGAKVNGQLTQEQDLTDIGSVELAWQAYAAAQPAAGDTGKQAFYKAWAGLWAQQLSPNEAVQRVTADVHAPGRWRANGPLANLPSFAAAFTCKAGQPMVRSDAEQIRVWP; from the coding sequence ATGCTCAATGCCCGTCCGCTTGCCCTCGCTGTCGCCCTCGGCCTGATCGCCCTGGCGTCCACCGCCGATGCCGCGCCCAAGAAGAAGCGCGCCGCCGCCAAGGCGCCCGTCGTCAGCGCCGCCTGCACCGATTTCTACGACTACGCCAACGCCGATTGGCTGAAGAGCAACCCGCTGCCGCAGACCGGCGCGGTCACCGCCCTGGGCCAGCTGTCGGCGCGCGCGCAGCAACAGCAGCGCGACCTGCTCGACGCGTCGATGCAGTCGCCGCAGAATTCGGTGCAGAAGGCGCTGGGCGATTTCTGGGCCAGCGGCCTGGACGAAGCGGCGGTGGAGAAGGACGGTTCCACCCCGATCGCGCCGCTGCTGAGCCGCATCGACGCGATCAAGAAGGCCAAGGAGGTGCCGGCCTCGATCGCCGCGCTGCACCAGATCGGCATCCCGGTGGCGTTCAACTTCGGCGCCGACGTCGATCTGAAGGCGCTGGACCGCCACATCGGCTACTTCATGCAGGGCGGCATGGGCCTGCCCGACCCGGCCTTCTACACCCGCACCGACGCCGACACCGTGGCGCTGATGGGCCGCTACCGCGCCTACGTCAAGCAGATCCTGACCCTGACCGGCACCCCGGCGGCCAAGCTCGAGGCCGACACCCAGTCGGTGCTGCAGATCGAGACCGCGCTGGCGCGCAGCGCCAAGTCGCTGGCCGGCATCAACAACCCGTTCAACAACTACGCGCCGATCTCCACCAAGGAGTTGAACAAGCAGTACCGCAACCTGCAGCTGGACGCGTTCCTGAAGGCGCAGGGTGTCAACGACGACCTGGTGTCGATGGCCGATCCGGACATGTTCAAGCAGCTCGACGGCATGATCGTCAGCATCAAGCCCGAGCAGTGGAAGGCCTACCTGCGCTGGCGCGTCGGCGACGCGATGGCGCCCTACCTGTCCAAGAGCTTCCGCGACGCCAGCTTCGAGTTCCGCGGCCGCGTGTTGGAAGGCCAGACCCTGCCGCCGCAGCGCTGGGCGCAGGTGCTGGACGCGATCAACGTCGCCGCCGGCCCGATGCTGGGCCGCGAGTACGTCGGCCGCTATCTCAACGCCGACACCCGCCGCCAGGCCGAGAGCATCGCCGACCAGGTGCGCGATACCGAGATCGCCGCGATCAAGCGCAACACCTGGCTGAGCGAATCGGCGCGCGCCGAAGCGCAGGCCAAGCTGGCCGCGCTGAAGATCGAGGTCGGCGCGCCGCGCCGCGACCTGGACTACAGCGTGCAGCCGATGGGCCGCGGCAGCTTCGGCGGCAACATGCTGATCGCCTCCACCTGGCGCCACCGCGAGGAAATGAAGCGCATCGGCAAGGGCAACGCCGACCGCCGCTGGGACGTGCTGCCGCAGCAGCCGGCGCTGACCTACGACCTGGCCCAGAACCGCCTGATCGTCACCGCCGCGGTGCTGCAGCCGCCGGTGTTCGTCGCCGGCGGCGATGCCGCCGCGCTGTACGGCGGCTACGGCGCGCTGGTCGCGCACGAACTGATCGGCGCAATCGACAGCAAGGGCAGCCAGGTCGACGCCAAGGGCGAACTGCGCAGCTGGTGGACCCCGGAAGACAAGAGCGCGTGGACCGCACTGAGCGCGCGCGCCGCCGCGCAGTACGGCGCCTACGACTTCCCCGGCGTGAAGGGCGCCAAGGTCAACGGCCAGCTGACCCAGGAACAGGACCTGACCGACATCGGCAGCGTCGAGCTGGCCTGGCAGGCGTATGCCGCCGCCCAGCCGGCCGCCGGCGACACCGGCAAGCAGGCGTTCTACAAGGCCTGGGCCGGCCTGTGGGCGCAGCAGCTGTCGCCGAACGAAGCGGTGCAGCGCGTCACCGCCGACGTGCACGCGCCCGGCCGCTGGCGCGCCAACGGCCCGCTGGCCAACCTGCCGTCCTTCGCCGCCGCCTTCACCTGCAAGGCCGGCCAGCCGATGGTGCGCAGCGACGCCGAGCAGATCCGCGTCTGGCCGTAA
- a CDS encoding peptidase — protein sequence MLLLTLAVSAALSGCNKPDAAAPAADTAKTEAAAPAPAAAPAELKLDTSKLPPYNAFSANDLDPAKDACGDFAGYVNGKWLAANEIPKDRSSWGAFSILDERSVAVQHQLAEQAAAAANAQGVDKIVGDFWSSGMDEAKVNAQGIAPLKADLAAIDGLKDGPAVAEYLRQSAAKGENGLFGFGAEADFKNSSMNMAYAMQGGLGLPDRGYYFDADKKDKLNAYQAHVAKVLELSGVPAADAAKQAKDVVALETRLAKVSKSSEQMSRDAELAYNPITPAEADKLAPNFPWTKFFESQGVAVPEKFSLAIPAFHQEVSKALGDTDPSVWRAYLRFHTVDSASPYLSDAFAQESFAFYGKELNGQAEMKPRWKRVLGSIEDGAGEAMGQMYVKVAFSPDAKSKMQQLVDNLRQALKARIENVTWMSPETKAKAIAKWETFTPKIGYPDKWRDYSGLSTQRDSYLDNVRAATAFNYKYNLSKIGKPVDKTEWGMTPQTVNAYYNPLQNEIVFPAAILQPPFFDPNADDAFNYGGIGAVIGHEMTHGYDDQGARFGPTGNFENWWTPADAKNFAALTGKLVKQFDEYKVDGKPVNGKLTLGENIADLGGLSTAYDAMKKATEGKDDPKVGGMTRDQNFFLNWATVWRTKYTPQNAAVRLTTDPHAPAQFRAMGAPSNLPAFAAAFQCKPGSPMVRAGDKQVVIW from the coding sequence ATGCTGCTGTTGACCCTGGCCGTGAGCGCCGCGCTGAGCGGCTGCAACAAGCCCGACGCGGCAGCGCCCGCCGCCGACACCGCCAAGACCGAGGCCGCCGCACCGGCGCCCGCCGCGGCGCCGGCCGAGCTGAAGCTCGACACCAGCAAGCTGCCGCCCTACAACGCGTTCAGCGCCAACGACCTGGACCCGGCCAAGGACGCCTGCGGCGATTTCGCCGGCTACGTCAACGGCAAGTGGCTGGCCGCCAACGAAATTCCCAAGGACCGCAGCAGCTGGGGCGCGTTCTCGATCCTGGACGAGCGCTCGGTCGCCGTGCAGCACCAGTTGGCCGAGCAGGCCGCCGCTGCGGCCAACGCGCAGGGCGTGGACAAGATCGTCGGCGACTTCTGGTCCTCGGGCATGGACGAAGCCAAGGTCAACGCGCAGGGCATCGCGCCGCTGAAGGCCGACCTGGCCGCGATCGACGGCCTCAAGGACGGCCCGGCGGTGGCCGAGTACCTGCGCCAGAGCGCGGCCAAGGGCGAGAACGGCCTGTTCGGCTTCGGCGCCGAGGCCGACTTCAAGAACTCCTCGATGAACATGGCCTACGCGATGCAGGGCGGCCTGGGCCTGCCCGACCGCGGCTACTATTTCGATGCCGACAAGAAGGACAAGCTCAACGCCTACCAGGCGCACGTGGCCAAGGTGCTGGAGCTGTCCGGCGTGCCGGCCGCCGATGCGGCCAAGCAGGCCAAGGACGTGGTGGCGCTGGAAACGCGCCTGGCCAAGGTCTCCAAGTCCAGCGAACAGATGTCGCGCGACGCCGAGCTGGCCTACAACCCGATCACCCCCGCCGAGGCCGACAAGCTGGCCCCGAACTTCCCCTGGACCAAGTTCTTCGAATCGCAGGGCGTGGCGGTGCCGGAGAAGTTCTCGCTGGCGATCCCCGCGTTCCACCAGGAAGTGAGCAAGGCGCTGGGCGATACCGATCCGTCGGTGTGGCGCGCCTACCTGCGCTTCCATACCGTGGACAGCGCCTCGCCGTACCTGAGCGATGCGTTCGCGCAGGAGAGCTTCGCGTTCTACGGCAAGGAGCTCAACGGCCAGGCCGAGATGAAGCCGCGCTGGAAGCGCGTGCTCGGCAGCATCGAGGACGGCGCCGGCGAGGCGATGGGCCAGATGTACGTCAAGGTGGCCTTCTCGCCCGACGCCAAGAGCAAGATGCAGCAGCTGGTGGACAACCTGCGCCAGGCGCTGAAGGCGCGCATCGAGAACGTCACCTGGATGAGCCCGGAGACCAAGGCCAAGGCGATCGCCAAGTGGGAGACCTTCACCCCGAAGATCGGCTACCCGGACAAGTGGCGCGACTACAGCGGCCTGAGCACCCAGCGCGACAGCTACCTGGACAACGTGCGCGCCGCCACCGCGTTCAACTACAAGTACAACCTGAGCAAGATCGGCAAGCCGGTGGACAAGACCGAATGGGGCATGACCCCGCAGACGGTCAACGCCTACTACAACCCGCTGCAGAACGAGATCGTGTTCCCGGCCGCGATCCTGCAGCCGCCGTTCTTCGATCCCAACGCCGACGACGCGTTCAACTACGGCGGCATCGGCGCGGTGATCGGCCATGAGATGACCCATGGCTACGACGACCAGGGCGCGCGCTTCGGGCCGACCGGCAACTTCGAGAACTGGTGGACGCCGGCCGACGCCAAGAACTTCGCCGCGCTCACCGGCAAGCTGGTCAAGCAGTTCGACGAGTACAAGGTGGACGGCAAGCCGGTCAACGGCAAGCTGACCCTGGGCGAGAACATCGCCGACCTGGGCGGCCTGTCCACCGCCTACGACGCGATGAAGAAGGCCACCGAGGGCAAGGACGATCCGAAGGTCGGCGGCATGACCCGCGACCAGAACTTCTTCCTCAACTGGGCCACCGTGTGGCGCACCAAGTACACCCCGCAGAACGCGGCGGTGCGCCTGACCACCGACCCGCACGCCCCGGCGCAGTTCCGCGCGATGGGCGCGCCGTCGAACCTGCCGGCCTTCGCCGCCGCGTTCCAGTGCAAGCCCGGATCGCCGATGGTGCGCGCCGGCGACAAGCAGGTCGTGATCTGGTAA
- a CDS encoding relaxation protein — MNQPDPVALASKAAALMEQFERRCAELEQQQRQLAQHLEHVAHSLPGVVARSAQETLQRVPDTLIRQVQTGIDQPVAGFEKRLQQAGSSIAEGAHALAAQLNRIERVQRSLLWKSATVTLGSLLLLLAGGGWLLVQYRHDIQDNQLRAELLRAYNAADVTLCAGRLCANVDPNGAAYGDRRQYRLIRPR, encoded by the coding sequence ATGAACCAACCCGATCCCGTGGCGCTGGCGAGCAAGGCCGCCGCGCTGATGGAGCAGTTCGAACGCCGCTGCGCCGAGCTTGAGCAGCAGCAACGGCAACTCGCACAACACCTCGAACACGTCGCGCACTCGTTGCCGGGTGTCGTCGCGCGTTCGGCGCAAGAGACGTTGCAACGCGTTCCCGACACGCTGATCCGCCAGGTGCAAACCGGCATCGATCAGCCCGTGGCCGGCTTCGAGAAGCGGCTGCAGCAGGCCGGCAGCTCGATCGCCGAAGGCGCCCACGCGTTGGCCGCGCAGCTCAATCGCATCGAGCGCGTGCAGCGCAGCCTGCTGTGGAAGAGCGCCACCGTCACCCTGGGCAGCTTGCTGCTGTTGCTCGCCGGCGGCGGTTGGTTGCTGGTGCAGTACCGGCACGACATCCAGGACAACCAGCTGCGTGCGGAATTGCTGCGTGCCTACAACGCGGCCGACGTGACCCTGTGCGCGGGCCGCCTGTGCGCCAACGTCGACCCCAATGGCGCGGCCTACGGCGATCGCCGGCAGTATCGGCTGATCCGCCCGCGCTGA
- a CDS encoding NAD(P)/FAD-dependent oxidoreductase produces MKREPSCDALIVGAGHNGLVCAAYLARAGWKVTVLERRGVVGGAAVTEEFHPGFRNSVASYTVSLLQPKVIADLDLAAHGLRIVPRRCNNFVPLPDDRYLLAGASITQAQVAKFSLRDAERLPAYEARLERIADVLRALALQPPPNVTDGGWVQALPELLRAGRLGRRLHALDPGLRQELLDLFTISAAEYLQRWFESDPVKALFGFDGIVGNYASPYTPGSAYVLLHHVFGESNGVKGAWGHALGGMGAITQAMAKAALTAGAQIRTDAGVREILVEDGRAVGVITEHGERLHARRVVANVNPKLLYERLLDPAHVPAATRERMANWHCGSGTFRMNVALSRLPQFRALPGQGDHLTAGIILAPSLDYMDRAYRDARAHGWSREPIVELLIPSTLDDSLAPPGQHVASLFCQHVAPQLPDGRSWDAYRDEVAELMIATVERYAPGFAASVLGRQALTPLDLERSFGLIGGDIFHGALSLNQLFSARPMLGQANYRGAIPGLYLCGAGTHPGGGVTGAPGHNAAMALLGR; encoded by the coding sequence ATGAAGCGCGAACCGTCCTGCGATGCCCTGATCGTCGGCGCCGGCCACAACGGCCTGGTCTGCGCCGCCTACCTGGCGCGCGCCGGCTGGAAGGTCACCGTGCTGGAGCGGCGCGGCGTGGTCGGCGGCGCCGCGGTCACCGAGGAATTCCATCCGGGCTTCCGCAATTCGGTGGCCTCTTATACGGTCTCGCTGCTGCAGCCGAAGGTGATCGCCGACCTGGACCTGGCCGCGCACGGCCTGCGCATCGTGCCGCGCCGTTGCAACAACTTCGTGCCGCTGCCCGACGACCGCTACCTGCTGGCCGGCGCCAGCATCACCCAGGCGCAGGTGGCGAAGTTCTCGCTGCGCGACGCCGAGCGCCTGCCGGCCTACGAGGCGCGGCTGGAGCGCATCGCCGACGTGCTGCGCGCGCTGGCGCTGCAGCCGCCGCCGAACGTCACCGACGGCGGCTGGGTGCAGGCGCTGCCGGAACTGCTGCGCGCCGGCCGCCTCGGCCGCCGCCTGCATGCGCTCGACCCCGGCCTGCGCCAGGAACTGCTGGACCTGTTCACCATCTCCGCCGCCGAGTACCTGCAGCGCTGGTTCGAGAGCGACCCGGTCAAGGCGCTGTTCGGCTTCGACGGCATCGTCGGCAACTACGCCAGCCCCTACACGCCGGGCTCGGCCTACGTGCTGCTGCACCACGTGTTCGGCGAGAGCAACGGGGTCAAGGGCGCCTGGGGCCATGCGCTCGGCGGCATGGGCGCGATCACCCAGGCGATGGCCAAGGCGGCACTCACCGCCGGCGCGCAGATCCGCACCGACGCCGGCGTGCGCGAGATCCTGGTCGAGGACGGGCGCGCGGTCGGCGTGATCACCGAACACGGCGAACGCCTGCATGCGCGCCGCGTCGTCGCCAACGTCAATCCCAAGCTGCTGTACGAGCGCCTGCTCGACCCGGCGCACGTCCCGGCCGCCACCCGCGAGCGCATGGCCAACTGGCACTGCGGCTCGGGCACGTTCCGGATGAACGTGGCGCTGTCGCGCTTGCCGCAGTTCCGCGCGCTGCCGGGGCAGGGCGACCACCTCACCGCCGGCATCATCCTGGCGCCGAGCCTGGACTACATGGATCGCGCCTACCGCGATGCGCGCGCGCATGGCTGGTCGCGCGAGCCCATCGTCGAGTTGCTGATCCCGAGCACCCTGGACGATTCGCTGGCGCCGCCGGGGCAGCACGTGGCCAGCCTGTTCTGCCAGCACGTGGCGCCGCAGCTGCCGGACGGGCGCAGCTGGGACGCGTACCGCGACGAGGTCGCCGAGCTGATGATCGCCACCGTCGAACGCTACGCGCCTGGCTTCGCCGCCTCGGTGCTGGGCCGGCAGGCGCTGACCCCGCTGGATCTGGAACGCAGCTTCGGCCTGATCGGCGGCGACATCTTCCATGGCGCGCTGAGCCTCAACCAGTTGTTCAGCGCCCGCCCGATGCTCGGCCAGGCCAACTACCGCGGCGCGATTCCCGGTCTGTACCTGTGCGGCGCCGGCACCCACCCGGGCGGCGGCGTGACCGGCGCGCCCGGGCACAATGCGGCGATGGCCCTGCTGGGCCGCTGA
- a CDS encoding lipase: MSLTSQQYAALVDDGYKEPQETGWDSKVVGIGGLDYRRIEYMDRPSGYQGIIYQRIDNGEIIAVHRGTEFDRQPMHDGIYADGGMVATRHNAQAADAIELTRHAIDMAEREAKRYGHKPQVTVAGHSLGGDLAQVTAHHFGLKGETFNAYGAVSLDRRIPEGGNDVVNHVMAGDPVSAASRHYGHMRVYATPQEIATLEQAGYDNRSSGLDARNPLGAAKGLVMDSHRMHNFLPVDGNGKPDRSVLEDPAARQRAQQYAPMIDKYRSDVETMRTGVTIGARGWQGLVVDGIDVLRGPASPGAGRRAMDAPSWPEQMQHLHESRERGHAPQGWQVPLRVPGDNEVQATKNPAHASLRDDPGAFLDRMLAASQNGDRDLFRQMTQELSNATPGRTLRSEAIDMVNQQEQQAAQQAMQAQRQHVEMQQQETMRIGARSL, encoded by the coding sequence ATGAGCCTAACCAGTCAGCAATATGCAGCCCTTGTAGATGATGGTTATAAAGAGCCACAAGAAACTGGATGGGATAGTAAAGTCGTCGGCATTGGCGGCCTCGATTATAGACGCATCGAATATATGGACCGCCCCTCTGGCTATCAGGGCATCATCTATCAAAGAATAGATAATGGAGAAATTATCGCCGTCCACCGCGGCACCGAATTCGATCGCCAGCCGATGCACGACGGCATCTACGCCGACGGCGGCATGGTTGCTACCCGCCATAACGCACAGGCGGCAGACGCCATAGAGCTGACTCGGCATGCTATCGATATGGCAGAACGCGAAGCTAAACGCTACGGTCACAAACCCCAAGTCACCGTCGCCGGCCACTCCCTCGGTGGCGATCTGGCCCAGGTCACCGCGCACCATTTCGGCCTCAAAGGCGAGACCTTTAATGCCTACGGCGCGGTCAGCCTGGACCGGCGCATTCCCGAAGGCGGCAACGACGTCGTCAACCATGTGATGGCCGGCGATCCGGTCAGCGCCGCCAGCCGGCACTACGGCCATATGCGGGTCTATGCGACGCCGCAGGAAATCGCCACGCTGGAGCAGGCCGGGTACGACAATCGCAGTAGCGGGCTGGACGCACGCAACCCGCTGGGCGCGGCCAAAGGCCTGGTGATGGATTCGCACCGGATGCACAACTTCCTTCCCGTGGACGGCAACGGCAAGCCTGACCGCTCGGTCCTGGAGGATCCGGCCGCGCGACAGCGTGCGCAGCAGTACGCGCCGATGATCGACAAATACCGAAGCGACGTGGAGACGATGCGGACCGGGGTGACCATCGGCGCACGCGGTTGGCAGGGCCTGGTGGTCGATGGCATCGATGTACTGCGCGGCCCCGCGTCGCCCGGGGCGGGCCGCCGCGCGATGGACGCGCCCAGCTGGCCCGAGCAGATGCAGCACCTGCACGAGAGCCGCGAACGCGGCCATGCGCCGCAAGGCTGGCAGGTGCCGTTGCGAGTACCCGGCGACAACGAAGTGCAGGCAACCAAGAATCCTGCGCATGCCTCCTTGCGAGACGACCCTGGTGCCTTCCTCGACCGCATGTTGGCCGCCTCGCAGAATGGCGACCGCGACCTGTTCCGGCAGATGACCCAGGAATTGTCCAACGCAACACCGGGCCGCACGCTGCGCAGCGAGGCCATCGACATGGTGAACCAGCAGGAGCAGCAGGCCGCGCAGCAAGCGATGCAGGCGCAACGGCAACACGTCGAGATGCAGCAGCAGGAAACGATGCGCATCGGCGCGCGCAGTCTCTGA
- a CDS encoding MGMT family protein, whose translation MSGPPPASAAEASAAAQARLLATIRAIPPGQVRGYGEVAMLAGLPGRARLVARVLGANTDPALPWHRVLRSDGRIAFAEGSRGFREQCQRLRAEGVAVQGGRVKRAPTPARDLDAALWGPQ comes from the coding sequence ATGAGCGGGCCGCCTCCTGCGTCGGCCGCCGAGGCCTCGGCGGCGGCCCAGGCGCGGCTCCTGGCGACGATCCGTGCGATCCCGCCCGGCCAGGTGCGCGGCTATGGCGAGGTGGCGATGCTGGCCGGGCTGCCCGGCCGCGCGCGGCTGGTCGCGCGCGTGCTCGGCGCCAACACCGATCCGGCGCTGCCCTGGCACCGGGTGCTGCGCAGCGACGGGCGCATCGCCTTTGCGGAAGGCTCGCGCGGCTTTCGCGAGCAATGCCAGCGGCTGCGCGCCGAAGGCGTGGCGGTGCAGGGCGGGCGGGTGAAGCGTGCCCCAACGCCGGCGCGCGATCTCGACGCGGCGTTATGGGGGCCGCAATAG
- a CDS encoding DMT family transporter: MSASGRSTAAPLATAHADLGGVLLAAGGAIAFSGKAIIVKLGYRYGVDAVTLLALRMLVALPCFAAMALWAARRAPPLQRGDRWRIGMLGVLGYYLASYLDFLGLAYITATLERLILYLTPTLVLLIGVLAFRRRPQRRQLWALALSYLGVLLAFGHDLQVGGARTAWGSALVFGSALAYALYLVGSGQMVARIGAVRLTAYASLVASVLCIAQFLLLRPLQALQLPTPVYWLSLLNGTLCTAVPVLATMLAVRRIGSGLASQIGMLGPVSTIVLSVLVLREAMGPWQIAGTLLVLGGVLAVSRPARTLPA, translated from the coding sequence ATGAGCGCATCCGGGCGCTCGACCGCCGCTCCGCTGGCCACGGCGCATGCCGACCTGGGCGGCGTGCTGCTTGCCGCCGGTGGCGCGATCGCGTTTTCCGGCAAGGCGATCATCGTCAAGCTCGGCTATCGCTACGGCGTGGACGCGGTGACCCTGCTGGCGCTGCGCATGCTGGTGGCGCTGCCGTGTTTCGCGGCGATGGCGCTGTGGGCCGCGCGCCGCGCGCCGCCGCTGCAGCGTGGCGACCGTTGGCGCATCGGCATGCTCGGCGTGCTCGGCTACTACCTGGCCAGCTACCTGGATTTCCTAGGCCTGGCCTACATCACCGCCACGCTCGAGCGGCTGATCCTGTATCTGACTCCCACCCTGGTGCTGCTGATCGGCGTGCTCGCGTTCCGCCGGCGGCCGCAGCGCCGCCAGCTGTGGGCGCTGGCGCTGAGCTATCTCGGCGTGCTGCTCGCCTTCGGCCACGACCTGCAGGTCGGCGGCGCGCGTACCGCCTGGGGCAGCGCGCTGGTGTTCGGCAGCGCGCTGGCCTATGCGCTGTATCTGGTCGGCAGCGGGCAGATGGTGGCGCGGATCGGCGCGGTGCGGCTGACCGCCTACGCCAGCCTGGTCGCCTCCGTGCTGTGCATCGCCCAGTTCCTGCTGCTGCGGCCGCTGCAGGCCTTGCAGCTGCCTACGCCGGTGTACTGGCTGTCGCTGCTCAACGGCACGTTGTGCACGGCGGTGCCGGTGCTGGCGACGATGCTGGCGGTGCGGCGCATCGGCTCGGGCCTGGCGTCGCAGATCGGCATGCTCGGTCCGGTCTCGACCATCGTGCTCAGCGTGCTGGTGCTGCGCGAGGCGATGGGGCCGTGGCAGATCGCCGGCACGCTGCTGGTGCTGGGCGGGGTGCTGGCCGTGTCGCGCCCCGCGCGGACGTTGCCGGCATGA
- a CDS encoding rhomboid family intramembrane serine protease has protein sequence MFPRLPPVTQALLIGNVVVFLLQQLLGDDTFAPFMLWPISDFDAFSPGQNFQIWQLLTYGFLHGGFSHLLFNMLALYMFGGPLEQTWGNKRFLTYYLVCVAGAGLCQLLVGWWMVSNGGDPYPTLGASGGIFGLLLAFGMLFPNQRVMLLFPPIPMKARTFVIVFGALELIMGFTGWQPGVAHFAHLGGMLFGWLLIRYWRGQPPFGKRKPPRPRIVR, from the coding sequence ATGTTTCCCAGACTCCCGCCTGTGACCCAAGCCCTGCTGATCGGCAATGTGGTGGTGTTCCTGCTGCAGCAACTGCTGGGCGACGACACCTTCGCGCCATTCATGCTGTGGCCGATCAGCGACTTCGACGCGTTCTCGCCGGGACAGAATTTCCAGATCTGGCAACTGCTGACCTATGGTTTCCTGCATGGCGGCTTCTCGCACCTGTTGTTCAACATGCTGGCGCTGTACATGTTCGGCGGGCCGCTGGAGCAGACCTGGGGCAACAAGCGCTTCCTGACCTATTACCTGGTGTGCGTGGCCGGCGCCGGCCTGTGCCAGCTGCTGGTGGGCTGGTGGATGGTGAGCAACGGCGGCGATCCGTATCCGACCCTGGGCGCTTCCGGCGGCATCTTCGGCCTGCTGCTGGCGTTCGGCATGCTGTTCCCGAACCAGCGGGTGATGCTGCTGTTCCCGCCGATTCCGATGAAGGCGCGCACCTTCGTGATCGTGTTCGGCGCGCTGGAGCTGATCATGGGCTTCACCGGCTGGCAGCCGGGCGTGGCGCATTTCGCGCATCTGGGCGGCATGCTGTTCGGCTGGCTGCTGATCCGCTACTGGCGCGGCCAGCCGCCGTTCGGCAAGCGCAAGCCGCCGCGGCCGCGGATCGTGCGCTGA